From Opisthocomus hoazin isolate bOpiHoa1 chromosome 10, bOpiHoa1.hap1, whole genome shotgun sequence, a single genomic window includes:
- the LOC104339302 gene encoding gonadotropin-releasing hormone II receptor isoform X1, with protein MWVSPRFSQGMSNEQLPASPHCPAMEGDTNISASGCPEHWVEPRFTQAARVRVIVTAIFFLLAAGSNAAVLGSLLRKRRKSHVQPLIVSLALADLLVTVAVMPLDAAWNVTVQWYGGDISCRLLNFLKLFAMYAAALVLVVISLDRHAAILHPFSRARRRNGLLLRTAWAGSVLLASPQLFLFHLHTVPGVNFTQCVTHGSFRAHWEETVYNMFTFTTLYITPLSVMIVCYIRIIWEISKQLKINKGLIRNQNDHISKARMKTLKMTIVIVATFIICWTPYYLLGLWYWFQPAMIQKMPEYVNHSFFLFGLLHTCTDPVIYGLYTPSFREDVQLCLRGIETAITRHERHKPVSVSEKNIKDGAVNGGVASGGSNGTTVNTVC; from the exons ATGTGGGTTTCGCCTCGTTTCTCG CAGGGGATGAGTAACGAGCAGCTCCCCGCATCTCCCCACTGCCCGGCCATGGAGGGGGACACCAACATCTCAGCTTCTGGCTGCCCCGAGCACTGGGTCGAGCCCCGGTTCACGCAAGCGGCGAGGGTCCGTGTGATCGTCACAGCCATCTTCTTCTTGCTGGCGGCGGGCAGCAACGCGGCAGTGCTCGGTAgcctgctgaggaagaggaggaaatccCACGTGCAGCCGCTGATCGTCAGCCTGGCGCTGGCCGACCTGCTGGTGACGGTGGCGGTGATGCCGTTGGATGCGGCGTGGAACGTGACGGTGCAGTGGTACGGAGGGGACATCTCCTGCAGGCTCCTCAACTTCCTGAAGCTCTTCGCCATGTACGCGGCTGCCCTGGTGCTGGTGGTCATCAGCCTGGACCGGCACGCAGCCATCCTCCACCCCTTCTCCCGCGCTCGCCGCCGCAATGGGCTGCTGCTCCGCACCGCCTGGGCCGGCAGCGTGCTCCTGGCTTCGCCCCAG CTTTTCCTCTTCCACCTGCACACGGTCCCGGGAGTGAACTTCACCCAGTGCGTTACTCACGGGAGCTTCCGAGCCCACTGGGAGGAAACTGTCTACAACATGTTCACCTTCACCACCCTCTACATCACCCCCCTGAGTGTCATGATCGTTTGCTACATCCGGATCATTTGGGAGATCAGTAAGCAGCTAAAGATCAATAAAG GTTTGATAAGAAATCAAAATGACCACATCTCCAAGGCACGCATGAAGACTCTCAAGATGACCATAGTGATTGTTGCCACCTTCATCATCTGCTGGACCCCGTACTACCTCCTGGGCTTGTGGTACTGGTTCCAGCCAGCCATGATCCAGAAGATGCCAGAGTATGTCAACCACAGCTTCTTTCTCTTTGGCTTGCTGCACACCTGCACTGACCCTGTCATTTATGGGCTGTACACACCCTCCTTTCGGGAGGACGTGCAGTTGTGTCTCAGGGGCATTGAAACAGCCATTACCAGGCACGAGAGACACAAACCTGTCTCAGTCTCAGAGAAGAACATCAAGGACGGTGCTGTAAATGGTGGGGTGGCATCAGGGGGCTCCAATGGGACAACTGTCAACACGGTCTGTTGA
- the LOC104339302 gene encoding gonadotropin-releasing hormone II receptor isoform X2 — MWVSPRFSGMSNEQLPASPHCPAMEGDTNISASGCPEHWVEPRFTQAARVRVIVTAIFFLLAAGSNAAVLGSLLRKRRKSHVQPLIVSLALADLLVTVAVMPLDAAWNVTVQWYGGDISCRLLNFLKLFAMYAAALVLVVISLDRHAAILHPFSRARRRNGLLLRTAWAGSVLLASPQLFLFHLHTVPGVNFTQCVTHGSFRAHWEETVYNMFTFTTLYITPLSVMIVCYIRIIWEISKQLKINKGLIRNQNDHISKARMKTLKMTIVIVATFIICWTPYYLLGLWYWFQPAMIQKMPEYVNHSFFLFGLLHTCTDPVIYGLYTPSFREDVQLCLRGIETAITRHERHKPVSVSEKNIKDGAVNGGVASGGSNGTTVNTVC; from the exons ATGTGGGTTTCGCCTCGTTTCTCG GGGATGAGTAACGAGCAGCTCCCCGCATCTCCCCACTGCCCGGCCATGGAGGGGGACACCAACATCTCAGCTTCTGGCTGCCCCGAGCACTGGGTCGAGCCCCGGTTCACGCAAGCGGCGAGGGTCCGTGTGATCGTCACAGCCATCTTCTTCTTGCTGGCGGCGGGCAGCAACGCGGCAGTGCTCGGTAgcctgctgaggaagaggaggaaatccCACGTGCAGCCGCTGATCGTCAGCCTGGCGCTGGCCGACCTGCTGGTGACGGTGGCGGTGATGCCGTTGGATGCGGCGTGGAACGTGACGGTGCAGTGGTACGGAGGGGACATCTCCTGCAGGCTCCTCAACTTCCTGAAGCTCTTCGCCATGTACGCGGCTGCCCTGGTGCTGGTGGTCATCAGCCTGGACCGGCACGCAGCCATCCTCCACCCCTTCTCCCGCGCTCGCCGCCGCAATGGGCTGCTGCTCCGCACCGCCTGGGCCGGCAGCGTGCTCCTGGCTTCGCCCCAG CTTTTCCTCTTCCACCTGCACACGGTCCCGGGAGTGAACTTCACCCAGTGCGTTACTCACGGGAGCTTCCGAGCCCACTGGGAGGAAACTGTCTACAACATGTTCACCTTCACCACCCTCTACATCACCCCCCTGAGTGTCATGATCGTTTGCTACATCCGGATCATTTGGGAGATCAGTAAGCAGCTAAAGATCAATAAAG GTTTGATAAGAAATCAAAATGACCACATCTCCAAGGCACGCATGAAGACTCTCAAGATGACCATAGTGATTGTTGCCACCTTCATCATCTGCTGGACCCCGTACTACCTCCTGGGCTTGTGGTACTGGTTCCAGCCAGCCATGATCCAGAAGATGCCAGAGTATGTCAACCACAGCTTCTTTCTCTTTGGCTTGCTGCACACCTGCACTGACCCTGTCATTTATGGGCTGTACACACCCTCCTTTCGGGAGGACGTGCAGTTGTGTCTCAGGGGCATTGAAACAGCCATTACCAGGCACGAGAGACACAAACCTGTCTCAGTCTCAGAGAAGAACATCAAGGACGGTGCTGTAAATGGTGGGGTGGCATCAGGGGGCTCCAATGGGACAACTGTCAACACGGTCTGTTGA